From the genome of Clostridium sp. BNL1100, one region includes:
- a CDS encoding TM2 domain-containing protein — protein sequence MAQNECPQCGAPNALSDRECKYCGEALTVNNNSAPTATQRPVSEQQEFDFKAEALLYQQQVAQQQFAQQQYINNGINPAWPIKNKIVAGLLAIFLGGLGIHKFYMGKIGKGILYLLFSWTFIPSFIAFIEGIVYLCSNDHNFQVKHHVRFQ from the coding sequence ATGGCTCAAAATGAATGTCCTCAATGCGGAGCACCAAATGCTCTTAGTGATAGGGAATGTAAATATTGCGGTGAAGCTTTGACTGTAAATAATAATTCTGCTCCAACAGCTACTCAGAGACCTGTTTCCGAACAGCAGGAGTTTGACTTTAAAGCTGAAGCACTACTGTACCAACAGCAGGTGGCACAACAGCAATTTGCTCAGCAGCAGTATATAAACAACGGTATTAATCCTGCCTGGCCAATAAAGAACAAAATTGTAGCCGGTCTTTTAGCTATATTTTTAGGTGGACTCGGAATTCACAAGTTTTACATGGGCAAAATAGGTAAAGGTATACTTTATCTGTTATTCAGCTGGACTTTTATTCCAAGTTTTATTGCTTTTATTGAAGGTATTGTATATCTATGTTCCAATGACCATAATTTCCAAGTAAAACATCATGTAAGATTTCAATAA
- a CDS encoding NlpC/P60 family protein: MGNVKASDIIRWVKLKVGLGYVYSATGQVCTVDLLKSAQATYGNTMGEGYFQRNGDYYKGRCAKWLGKVCWDCSGLIKSARRAISGVWQDVSAQGLYDQCTSKRGTIPSMSLIPGTLVFMYGTSQGRMVHVGIYIGNGEVIESRGVDYGVVITKLSQRTWTHWGQASWMALDLKPEGAKATVGNESDSGDNSTSKKDDANKTDYNKALDNLVKNYGIDKQYWLAHKDIDPYFDDLIVKIGGKL; the protein is encoded by the coding sequence ATGGGCAATGTCAAAGCATCAGATATTATCAGATGGGTGAAATTAAAAGTAGGTCTTGGCTATGTTTATAGTGCTACAGGACAAGTATGCACTGTAGACCTATTAAAGTCAGCTCAAGCTACATACGGAAATACAATGGGGGAGGGATATTTTCAAAGAAATGGAGACTACTATAAGGGCCGATGTGCTAAATGGCTTGGTAAAGTTTGTTGGGATTGTTCTGGACTAATAAAATCAGCTAGACGAGCAATTTCAGGAGTATGGCAAGATGTAAGTGCCCAAGGTCTTTATGATCAATGCACGAGTAAACGTGGCACAATTCCAAGCATGTCACTTATTCCCGGAACACTAGTATTTATGTACGGAACATCTCAAGGCCGTATGGTACATGTAGGAATATATATTGGCAATGGCGAGGTAATAGAAAGCCGTGGGGTTGATTATGGTGTTGTAATAACGAAATTATCGCAACGAACATGGACTCATTGGGGACAGGCTTCTTGGATGGCACTTGATCTTAAACCTGAAGGTGCAAAGGCAACCGTTGGAAACGAATCTGATAGTGGGGATAATTCAACTTCAAAAAAAGACGATGCGAACAAAACTGATTACAACAAGGCCTTGGATAACCTAGTTAAAAATTATGGCATAGACAAGCAATATTGGCTCGCACATAAAGATATAGACCCATACTTCGATGATTTAATTGTAAAAATAGGAGGAAAGTTATAA
- a CDS encoding DUF2971 domain-containing protein — translation MDQDNRIHEFLCKDDSDLVGIKFHYTSPEGLKSIIDNSIFRFTDCQFLNDKSEYIHIEKSLTKVLEQIEGTVRSEIIEIAKNVYTNDFNVEESIFESECDMTRYNVRYFVFCSSNNNDLLNMWNHYVKNSKYIGYNIGFNTQEMISNLSKIEGNIEIFHGNVVYTENEQIDILKNYLISMSNLLSSRLQDANSTELEPEVEKEMIYDSTEQDIFSHLQLFRLFFKDKAFIHENEYRFVIKVPIEDPPTKQSSDLHDFSLKNGIFAPFINVKFDKNIVKNITVSPTIEYSLAKDGLNRYLKLKGYDNLINITKSIIPIRY, via the coding sequence ATGGATCAAGATAATAGAATACATGAATTCTTATGCAAAGATGATTCTGATTTAGTAGGTATTAAGTTCCACTATACCTCACCAGAAGGCTTAAAATCAATTATTGATAACTCTATTTTTAGATTTACGGATTGCCAATTTTTAAATGATAAATCTGAATATATACATATAGAAAAATCTTTAACAAAAGTGCTCGAACAAATTGAAGGTACGGTAAGAAGTGAAATAATAGAAATCGCAAAAAACGTATATACAAATGATTTTAATGTAGAAGAAAGCATATTTGAGTCCGAGTGCGACATGACTAGATATAATGTAAGGTATTTTGTTTTTTGTTCATCTAATAATAACGATTTGCTTAATATGTGGAACCATTATGTTAAAAATAGTAAGTATATAGGCTATAATATTGGTTTTAATACTCAAGAAATGATATCTAACCTTTCGAAGATAGAAGGTAATATTGAAATTTTTCATGGTAATGTTGTTTATACTGAAAACGAACAAATAGACATTTTAAAAAATTACTTGATTAGTATGAGTAATTTATTATCTTCCAGGTTGCAGGATGCCAACTCTACTGAATTGGAACCAGAAGTGGAAAAAGAAATGATATACGACAGTACTGAACAAGATATTTTTAGCCATTTACAGCTATTTAGACTTTTTTTTAAAGATAAGGCCTTTATACATGAAAATGAATATAGGTTTGTTATTAAAGTCCCTATTGAGGATCCTCCAACAAAACAATCATCCGATTTACATGATTTTAGTTTAAAAAATGGTATTTTTGCTCCTTTTATCAATGTAAAATTTGATAAAAATATTGTAAAAAATATTACAGTTTCCCCCACAATTGAATATAGTTTGGCTAAAGATGGGCTTAATCGATATTTGAAATTAAAAGGTTATGATAATTTAATTAATATAACAAAATCTATAATACCAATTAGATATTGA
- a CDS encoding SPFH domain-containing protein, with the protein MAIIDRVKFDGLRSRDWIVYKHPAEDLVYGTQLIVGEGQVAVFVKGGEICDLFTPGTYTLDAKNLPILKAFVNLPFGGKTPFSAEIFYINTTTKLDINWGTSDPVQIIDPKYYTRLRVRAFGQMGLKLENYETFFRELIGVMNPADIIKFDNVIDFFKGILIQKIKSIIANVIVNQKISALEITARLDDIANYTLEMIAPEFSKYGLTAINLIIKSINFPDEDFEEINKILKNKAEFEIMGDNRYVTKRSFDVYDHAASNNSGVAGAFASGGVGFGIGASLGSNMHNTINTRAAADTATIACPSCNAQNSAKSKFCCECGKPLETPKKKCTSCGALVPGNPKFCPECGTPMGTKNCECGAEIPVGTKFCPQCGKKL; encoded by the coding sequence ATGGCTATCATTGATAGAGTAAAATTTGACGGACTTAGATCCCGTGATTGGATTGTTTACAAACATCCCGCCGAAGATCTTGTATATGGAACACAGCTTATTGTAGGTGAAGGACAAGTTGCAGTTTTTGTTAAAGGCGGAGAGATTTGTGACCTGTTTACCCCGGGTACGTATACCCTTGATGCTAAAAATCTTCCAATACTTAAAGCCTTTGTTAATTTGCCTTTTGGAGGAAAAACCCCATTTAGTGCAGAAATTTTTTATATTAATACTACCACAAAACTTGATATCAACTGGGGAACATCCGATCCAGTACAAATAATTGATCCTAAATATTATACCAGACTAAGGGTTCGTGCTTTTGGCCAGATGGGCTTAAAACTCGAAAACTATGAAACCTTTTTTCGTGAACTGATTGGTGTAATGAATCCGGCTGATATTATTAAATTTGACAATGTCATAGATTTCTTCAAGGGAATCTTGATTCAGAAGATAAAAAGTATAATCGCCAATGTAATAGTAAATCAAAAAATATCTGCGTTAGAGATTACTGCGAGACTGGATGATATTGCAAATTACACCCTTGAAATGATTGCTCCGGAATTTTCAAAATACGGATTAACTGCTATCAACTTAATTATAAAGTCCATTAATTTTCCCGATGAAGACTTTGAGGAAATTAACAAAATTCTCAAAAACAAGGCTGAATTTGAAATTATGGGTGACAACCGTTATGTAACAAAACGTTCTTTTGATGTATATGACCATGCTGCCAGCAATAATTCAGGGGTTGCAGGTGCATTTGCTTCAGGCGGTGTTGGTTTTGGGATAGGTGCTTCTCTGGGTTCCAACATGCATAACACCATTAATACAAGAGCAGCTGCAGATACGGCAACTATAGCATGTCCCTCCTGCAATGCTCAAAATTCTGCAAAGTCAAAGTTTTGCTGTGAATGTGGAAAACCATTGGAAACTCCAAAGAAGAAATGTACTTCATGCGGAGCATTAGTACCCGGCAATCCAAAATTCTGTCCTGAATGTGGAACGCCTATGGGAACCAAGAATTGTGAATGCGGAGCAGAAATCCCTGTAGGCACAAAATTTTGCCCACAATGCGGTAAAAAGCTGTAA
- a CDS encoding dynamin family protein: protein MYNSEKLKSTQKLLEDLGNGMTVLFNEYKEDFLGDELVTSQFKSFFEEHKRAMERIKNPVLSIATIGTTSSGKSTLTNALAGKMVAPIDSGEKSAGILVLKNSNKRSLYIEKTKNARWKTGQIKQDISDEEAYNINSDTMKTYFDNRKNSAPPRIYSKGPLLIGSSPEMLNLPEDICVELVDLPGLKNSGDKENLSVIQEMLTRSLCLVAMDYSHTDDENRKKLLGELKDIVNFLGGRHDSIIFLLNRVDLRNETDVELDLNICNLKKEIREVLSLKNEPEIIPFTALPLFYAQCAWGPVSHKDKNKEPQYPNDALKYNYKWFLKSLMKDCYDIYDSNANNEELEKWLAELRSSVKHGHDLKEEDFRKLLDYTYECSNGNLLSERIQERLNNSFSQLIIMPAICELFKIFCALHSTLKTLGSIRVTKSKLRLVNYYLGTVRLKAELIGCDSEEAANSIKSDLNSILDELAEYESKDIPEEERNRIDKVKSEVMSLKEEIVISPGRIGEKKQEFQENLQEITRKINEGKGTYDAEQFVNDHEEIFGSIDDFSNMFDSVAHLTDELRLGIIQIIGDSIINNDTYDEVLGKMDFLPAEVSSRLARAYDYVSRIILGGLRDKEVVNNHFVMKSANKTEEIQKYMERYDFLDVAINKALSTRAGLLLQSYSHELVLPLKNMIQGHIDEIAEICRKKLGINDLEITETIENILQAVDINELSLPDGIFEFASKPPEEEVSIGKKTVWKTRIKQGSFCGSSSTESYVEYVDEMGNIYYFPNGVALKQKWDYGLTNAKELFWKYMFEWMAEQLNSYSDAFSISINTLITTVNDTIKSKISMSEQKHEEEVGRWNKILLQANNASAVSKSIKEVAVDGNGV from the coding sequence ATGTATAACAGCGAGAAACTAAAGTCAACTCAGAAACTTTTAGAGGATTTGGGTAATGGTATGACAGTCCTTTTTAATGAATACAAGGAAGACTTTTTAGGCGATGAGCTGGTTACTTCACAATTCAAAAGTTTTTTTGAAGAACACAAACGTGCCATGGAAAGGATAAAAAATCCCGTTCTTTCTATTGCTACTATAGGCACTACTTCGTCGGGAAAATCAACACTTACAAATGCATTGGCCGGAAAAATGGTAGCACCCATAGATTCAGGTGAAAAAAGTGCCGGAATTCTGGTTTTGAAAAATTCTAACAAACGGTCTCTTTATATAGAAAAAACAAAAAATGCAAGGTGGAAGACCGGACAAATTAAGCAGGATATTTCAGATGAAGAGGCATATAACATTAATAGTGACACAATGAAAACATATTTTGATAATAGAAAAAATTCTGCACCTCCGAGGATTTACTCAAAAGGGCCTTTGCTTATAGGTTCGTCACCTGAAATGCTTAACCTTCCCGAAGATATATGCGTTGAGCTTGTAGACCTGCCCGGTCTGAAAAACAGTGGAGATAAGGAAAATCTGAGTGTTATACAGGAGATGCTGACAAGGTCCCTTTGTCTTGTGGCGATGGACTATAGCCATACGGATGATGAGAATCGTAAAAAGCTTCTGGGAGAACTAAAGGATATTGTTAATTTCTTGGGAGGCAGACATGATTCAATAATTTTTCTGCTTAACAGGGTCGATTTAAGAAATGAGACAGATGTAGAGCTTGATTTAAATATATGTAATCTTAAAAAAGAGATCAGGGAAGTATTATCCCTGAAAAACGAACCTGAGATAATACCGTTTACCGCACTTCCCCTGTTCTATGCACAGTGTGCTTGGGGGCCTGTTTCACATAAAGATAAGAACAAGGAGCCTCAATATCCCAATGATGCTCTAAAATATAACTACAAATGGTTTCTCAAAAGCTTGATGAAGGATTGCTATGATATATATGACAGCAATGCAAATAATGAAGAACTTGAAAAGTGGCTTGCCGAATTAAGAAGCAGTGTAAAGCACGGTCATGATTTAAAGGAAGAGGATTTTAGAAAGCTCCTTGATTATACATACGAATGCAGTAACGGAAACCTGCTGTCTGAGAGAATACAGGAGAGGCTTAATAACAGTTTTTCACAGTTGATTATAATGCCTGCAATATGCGAATTATTTAAAATATTCTGTGCTCTCCACAGTACCTTAAAAACTCTTGGGAGCATAAGAGTTACAAAATCAAAGCTGAGACTTGTAAATTATTATCTGGGTACTGTAAGACTAAAAGCCGAGCTTATAGGTTGTGATAGTGAAGAAGCGGCCAATAGTATAAAAAGTGACTTGAATTCAATATTGGATGAACTGGCAGAGTACGAAAGCAAGGATATCCCCGAAGAGGAGAGGAACAGAATAGACAAAGTCAAGTCTGAGGTTATGTCCTTAAAGGAGGAAATTGTAATTTCACCTGGGAGGATAGGTGAAAAAAAGCAGGAGTTTCAGGAAAATCTTCAGGAAATAACAAGGAAGATAAATGAGGGAAAAGGAACATATGATGCAGAACAGTTTGTTAATGACCATGAAGAAATATTCGGAAGCATTGATGATTTTTCCAATATGTTTGACTCGGTTGCACATCTAACGGATGAATTGAGGCTGGGAATAATACAAATTATCGGGGATTCCATTATAAATAATGATACATACGATGAAGTGCTGGGAAAAATGGATTTTCTTCCTGCCGAAGTGTCGTCCCGACTTGCAAGGGCATATGATTATGTCAGCAGAATTATACTTGGCGGACTCAGGGACAAGGAGGTAGTTAACAATCACTTTGTTATGAAATCTGCAAATAAAACCGAAGAAATTCAGAAATATATGGAACGCTATGATTTTTTAGATGTAGCAATAAACAAAGCACTTTCTACAAGAGCGGGACTACTGCTCCAATCGTATTCACATGAGTTGGTTCTTCCACTAAAAAATATGATTCAGGGGCATATAGACGAGATAGCAGAAATATGCAGGAAAAAGCTGGGGATTAATGATCTTGAAATCACTGAAACAATTGAGAATATTCTTCAAGCTGTAGATATTAATGAACTGTCTTTGCCTGACGGAATTTTTGAGTTTGCTTCAAAACCTCCGGAAGAAGAAGTTAGTATAGGTAAAAAAACAGTGTGGAAGACACGGATCAAGCAAGGTTCATTTTGCGGAAGCAGTAGCACTGAAAGCTATGTTGAGTATGTTGATGAAATGGGAAATATTTATTATTTTCCTAATGGTGTAGCCTTGAAACAGAAATGGGACTATGGCTTGACCAATGCTAAAGAATTATTCTGGAAGTATATGTTTGAATGGATGGCTGAACAGTTGAACAGTTATTCCGATGCATTTTCAATTTCAATAAATACTCTTATAACTACCGTAAACGATACAATAAAATCGAAAATAAGCATGAGCGAGCAAAAGCATGAAGAGGAAGTCGGAAGATGGAATAAAATTTTACTTCAAGCCAATAATGCATCTGCGGTATCCAAAAGTATTAAGGAAGTTGCCGTTGACGGGAACGGGGTTTAA
- a CDS encoding MFS transporter, which yields MSKKAKLLLTVSALFTLAMGISNVFLNILLWKESKNFIVLAQYNLMQYIFVPITFIFAGWLSKRKNGIWSLRLGILSFIILFGLILLFEDRISKFVLLFGVLYGIAAGFYWLAFHVLSFDFTSTENRDTFNGYNGSIAGICGAAAPISSAYIINKNFFGMGYTIVFSISLLLFVVLILVSFLIKAEYYGSKMNFKKIFGTNSHDWSFLRKGLLMWGFRDVIIGFLIIVLVFKTTGSEWSVGTFSLIGSVISSAAFVVEQKLVKPKLRLKSMLAGATLMFVAVWGLVVNISYGTLLLYMIMESAFLPFFLVPFSSASFNIISLRHQDDLRLEYIINKEIILNIGRIVSLLILIGLLWLVKYDRSLNYFLLFISCTQLISLYFLRKMKVWRM from the coding sequence ATGTCAAAAAAGGCTAAGCTATTGTTAACTGTAAGTGCACTTTTCACCCTTGCAATGGGTATTTCAAATGTTTTTCTTAATATTCTATTGTGGAAAGAGTCAAAAAACTTTATAGTTTTAGCACAGTATAATCTCATGCAGTATATTTTTGTTCCTATTACCTTTATTTTTGCGGGATGGCTTTCTAAAAGAAAAAACGGTATCTGGTCACTGAGGTTGGGAATACTTTCTTTTATTATTTTATTTGGGCTTATTCTTTTATTTGAAGACAGAATTTCAAAATTCGTGTTGCTATTCGGCGTATTATATGGTATAGCCGCAGGTTTTTACTGGCTTGCCTTTCATGTTCTGAGTTTCGATTTTACGTCAACTGAAAACAGGGATACCTTTAATGGTTATAATGGTTCCATTGCAGGAATCTGCGGTGCTGCTGCACCTATTTCTTCGGCCTATATAATCAATAAAAATTTCTTTGGAATGGGTTACACTATTGTCTTTTCTATCTCATTGCTGCTATTCGTAGTACTGATATTGGTGTCTTTTTTAATAAAAGCAGAATATTACGGAAGCAAGATGAATTTTAAAAAGATATTCGGCACCAACTCTCATGATTGGAGCTTTTTAAGAAAAGGCTTGCTCATGTGGGGTTTCAGAGATGTTATTATAGGTTTCCTAATAATTGTACTTGTTTTTAAAACTACAGGCAGTGAATGGTCTGTAGGTACTTTTTCACTGATTGGTTCTGTTATTTCATCAGCAGCTTTTGTGGTTGAACAAAAACTTGTTAAGCCAAAATTAAGGTTAAAATCTATGCTGGCAGGTGCTACATTAATGTTTGTGGCAGTGTGGGGACTGGTTGTCAATATCAGTTACGGAACCCTGCTGTTGTATATGATAATGGAGTCTGCATTTCTGCCCTTTTTTCTGGTTCCTTTTTCTTCTGCCAGCTTCAACATTATTAGTCTCCGGCATCAGGATGATTTGCGTCTTGAATATATTATCAACAAAGAGATCATTCTTAATATCGGAAGAATTGTAAGCCTGCTAATACTCATAGGTTTGCTGTGGCTTGTAAAATATGACCGGAGCCTTAATTATTTTTTGCTGTTCATAAGCTGTACCCAACTCATATCTCTGTATTTTTTACGAAAAATGAAAGTCTGGAGGATGTAA
- a CDS encoding recombinase family protein: protein MKAVAYARYSSDNQNEDSIEAQLREIKKYCRDSNIDLVHSYIDEEKSGKTDDRPAFQQMISDAKKGIFNAIILHKIDRFARNRYDSAIYKAQLKRLGIKLYYVAQPISDSPEGRLMEGILESFAEYYSENLANEVMKGLKTKAYHGEFTGGFAPLGYDIIDKKYVINEQEAVIVRKIFELYANGYSYGDLLNELNLKGYKTKFNVPFGKNSLYSILSNKKYIGIMEYNKAVSRIPGQRNGHKTKPEEQIIIVENVIPQIIDLNTWNTAQERKINSKHKAQFKAVDTYLLTGLVECESCSSNMGGHRTKNNQKKIYSYYLCKKCRNKVKKESIEQKVLNTLITKIFSDESINEYAQKLNEYSAKKYNESEAEINKLKSVVSQFEREINNIVNVIMKGISSSALEEKLQTLEQAKKDTLFELACAKNSQDMVLFTPDEIKSSLIKYKNILEKGNIDECKPIVKKFIHKITIAENDKITFSYCLDTIGADEGT, encoded by the coding sequence ATGAAAGCCGTTGCATATGCAAGATATTCTTCAGATAATCAAAACGAAGATAGTATTGAGGCTCAATTAAGGGAAATAAAGAAGTACTGCAGAGATAGTAATATAGATTTAGTTCATAGTTATATTGACGAAGAAAAGTCTGGAAAGACTGATGATAGACCCGCATTTCAGCAAATGATATCCGATGCCAAAAAAGGCATATTTAATGCAATTATTCTTCACAAAATTGATAGATTTGCAAGAAATAGATATGATTCAGCGATATATAAAGCACAACTGAAGAGGTTGGGCATTAAATTATATTATGTTGCTCAGCCTATTTCAGATAGTCCAGAAGGTCGTTTAATGGAGGGCATTTTAGAGAGTTTTGCCGAATATTATTCCGAAAACCTTGCAAATGAAGTTATGAAAGGTCTTAAAACAAAAGCATATCACGGAGAGTTTACCGGTGGGTTTGCACCATTGGGTTATGATATTATAGATAAAAAGTATGTCATCAATGAGCAAGAAGCTGTAATTGTCAGGAAAATATTTGAACTATATGCAAATGGGTATTCTTATGGAGATTTACTAAATGAACTTAATTTAAAAGGATACAAAACTAAGTTTAATGTGCCATTTGGAAAGAATAGCTTGTACTCAATACTTTCAAATAAGAAATATATTGGAATTATGGAATATAACAAAGCGGTTTCAAGGATTCCTGGACAGCGCAATGGTCATAAAACTAAACCTGAAGAGCAGATTATAATAGTGGAAAATGTTATCCCCCAAATCATTGACTTAAATACATGGAATACTGCTCAAGAAAGAAAAATTAATAGTAAACACAAAGCCCAATTTAAAGCTGTAGATACTTATTTGCTGACAGGATTAGTTGAGTGTGAATCCTGTAGCTCAAATATGGGAGGGCATAGGACAAAAAATAATCAGAAAAAAATTTATTCTTATTATCTTTGTAAAAAATGCAGAAATAAAGTAAAAAAGGAATCTATTGAACAAAAAGTGTTAAATACTCTTATCACAAAAATTTTTTCTGATGAGTCGATAAACGAGTATGCTCAAAAACTTAATGAATACTCAGCCAAAAAATATAACGAATCAGAAGCAGAGATAAATAAACTGAAATCTGTTGTAAGCCAATTTGAACGAGAGATAAACAATATCGTTAATGTAATAATGAAAGGAATTTCGTCATCTGCTCTTGAAGAAAAACTTCAGACATTAGAACAGGCAAAAAAAGATACGTTATTTGAATTGGCTTGTGCAAAAAACAGTCAGGACATGGTTTTGTTTACACCTGATGAAATAAAAAGTAGCTTGATTAAATATAAAAATATACTTGAAAAAGGCAATATTGATGAATGCAAGCCGATAGTTAAAAAGTTCATTCATAAAATAACAATAGCCGAAAATGATAAAATCACTTTCAGCTATTGTTTAGATACTATTGGTGCGGATGAAGGGACTTGA
- a CDS encoding phage tail spike protein codes for MLKVYDKKETDFSRNGLAVLKEAQNVCVTREINGEYKLTFELPGESNEKWQYLQHNNIVTCEGQQFRVVRKTRENQGIIKRSVECLHVMYDATKKLIPDYPNQMGYTPYAIMATAFSGTPFHVLTEAEATALGMSWVTDKTDIFQCSKVTPFQIIKKIIENVGKGEIYVDNYNIALVQRIGKDTGLHCTLSNNLQLLSDIADTGETITRLYALGKNGMPLPSSVAPHGYIDSTEGIALYGILEGYKEYDTEGPNELYQKALWEFSPENHERIDMVKVAYGLKFVELYKLFGQNFKVNLGDSVKIMNQTLGIDTVQRFTKYVYYPYGPQQSDVILGYPPKTLTDAAVAGLNASEKLSNVTNQAGEVKSEWFENLVGNLKQTVYDGLKKELAQHRTGDLWEFGNNSAIAIVDGVIAIANKRKADGSWDFRTFGNGNGFVADLIIAGILKGVEIQQVSDTGKLLLDIYKDVNGGKVAIYDTDGNLNVGIGVEGVGGENIGGTLMLYNDSKYKPRVALGTRGLYDSGFLTLYGPTNMGNVFITASQGGPCIFLYDNNGTLKSSLTATTGTINGQDIATKKYVDDAISQHILQYHT; via the coding sequence ATGCTTAAAGTATATGACAAAAAAGAAACAGACTTTTCCAGAAACGGTCTGGCAGTACTGAAAGAAGCACAGAATGTGTGTGTTACAAGAGAAATAAACGGAGAATACAAGTTAACTTTTGAACTGCCGGGAGAGAGTAACGAAAAATGGCAGTATTTGCAGCACAATAATATAGTAACATGCGAAGGACAACAATTTAGGGTTGTAAGAAAAACAAGGGAGAATCAAGGCATAATAAAACGGTCAGTGGAATGTCTGCATGTAATGTATGATGCAACAAAAAAATTAATACCTGATTATCCAAACCAAATGGGTTATACACCCTATGCCATTATGGCAACAGCATTTTCCGGGACACCGTTTCATGTGCTGACAGAGGCAGAAGCAACAGCACTTGGAATGTCGTGGGTAACAGACAAGACGGATATATTCCAGTGTTCAAAGGTTACACCGTTTCAGATTATCAAAAAGATAATAGAGAATGTAGGCAAAGGTGAAATCTATGTAGACAACTATAATATAGCCCTTGTTCAACGTATCGGTAAAGATACGGGACTACACTGTACACTATCAAACAATCTACAATTATTAAGTGATATAGCAGATACAGGCGAAACAATAACAAGGCTATACGCTTTAGGTAAAAACGGTATGCCTTTACCATCATCGGTGGCACCTCACGGATACATAGACAGTACAGAGGGTATAGCTCTATATGGAATACTGGAAGGTTATAAAGAATATGACACAGAAGGCCCTAATGAATTATATCAAAAAGCCTTGTGGGAATTTAGCCCGGAAAACCATGAAAGAATCGACATGGTAAAAGTAGCATATGGACTTAAATTTGTAGAGCTTTATAAGCTGTTTGGACAAAACTTTAAAGTAAACTTAGGTGACTCTGTAAAAATAATGAATCAGACACTTGGAATTGATACGGTTCAGAGATTTACTAAATATGTGTATTACCCATATGGGCCGCAACAATCTGACGTAATACTTGGCTATCCTCCAAAAACTTTAACCGATGCTGCAGTAGCCGGACTAAATGCATCGGAGAAACTAAGTAATGTAACAAATCAGGCCGGAGAGGTTAAGTCAGAGTGGTTTGAAAACCTTGTAGGCAACTTAAAGCAAACAGTTTATGACGGCTTAAAAAAAGAGCTTGCACAACATAGAACAGGTGACTTGTGGGAATTTGGAAACAACTCCGCTATTGCAATAGTAGACGGTGTGATAGCTATAGCTAACAAACGTAAAGCAGACGGTTCTTGGGATTTTCGAACTTTTGGAAATGGTAATGGGTTTGTTGCAGATTTAATTATTGCAGGAATTTTAAAAGGGGTTGAAATTCAACAAGTATCTGATACGGGGAAATTATTATTAGACATTTATAAGGACGTAAATGGAGGAAAGGTCGCAATATATGATACCGATGGGAATTTGAACGTTGGTATTGGGGTAGAGGGTGTAGGCGGCGAAAATATAGGTGGAACATTAATGCTGTATAATGACTCAAAATATAAGCCTAGGGTTGCTTTAGGGACCCGAGGACTCTATGATAGTGGTTTTTTAACATTATATGGTCCAACAAATATGGGGAATGTATTTATTACAGCAAGTCAAGGTGGACCATGTATATTTTTATATGACAATAACGGAACTTTAAAAAGTTCGCTTACTGCCACCACTGGAACGATAAATGGGCAAGATATAGCAACAAAAAAATATGTAGATGATGCAATAAGTCAGCACATATTACAATACCATACATAA